In candidate division WOR-3 bacterium, the genomic window TTATTTTGATCTTTACCGTCTCGGCATCGGTTTTTGCCTGCGGCAGAATTGGCCGTAATGTTAAGAAGGGCTTCAAATCCATAAAAGAGTATGCATCGGGAAGAATTGACCAAGTCGCCGAAAAGGTGTTTCCGGTGTTTGACTCAGACACGCCTGACACCGAGAACAACAGACGCAGATTTATAGAATTCATAGGGGTCGATCTGACCCCGGACATAAGAAGCATATACTGTTTTGACGACGCGATTGGAGCCGATAGGGACTACATGTTCGCCTTTGACTGTTTACCCTCGACTTCGGAGAAGATAATCATTAGGCATAGATTGACCATTGACACCGTGAATTCCGACAACGGCTTTTTCATGCAGGACGATTTTGAATGGTGGGACAAGGAGAAGATTGCGGAACTCGATAAATACTCCTGGACCGACGGAGCCCGTAACCACAAGTATTACTGGTACGACAATTTAAACGGAAAAGCGTACTTCTTCGAGTTTGACATGTAACAGGGAGGTTTTAATGGCTGATCTTATCAACTGGTTCGAGATTCCGGTGAATGATTTCGACAGGGCTGCGGAATTCTACGGAAGAATATTGAATGGTGAAGTGATAAAAGAGGATTTTGCGGGGACAATGATGGGTTTTCTTCCCATGGAAGGCGACGGAATCGGAGGAGCCATTTCAAAAGCAGAGGGTTTTGAACCTTCTGATGAGGGTACGCTGGTCTACTTCAACTGCGGGGAAGACCTCGCACCTACACTGGAAAGAATTGAATCTGCCGGTGGAAAAGTTGTTGTTCCCAAAACATTGATATCCCCTGAAATAGGTTATTTCGCGATATTTATAGACACCGAAGGAAATAAATTAGCCCTGCATTCTAAGAAATAGCTAAGATAATTGCACACGAAAATCATTACATATTTTTTTAAGTATTTATCTCAATTCATTTCATCAAAGTTTCCGCACTTGCATCTCTAACAATAATTGTTCTTACTCTTCTATTCCGCTCTAAAATACCATTTACTATTTATTTACTCCCTGCACCCATACCACGATTTGCTTTCCTTTTTCCTCCAAAATAACTCTCATCCAATTCAATTTCTCCTTTGAATCTCCTTATATTCTTCATACAAATTTCAGCAATTTTCAATCTTATCATTTTATAAAATTTGTTGGCCGTATTTCCATGAACCTTTGCATAATCTTCTGCTTGTAACGCTGGTTTTCAAAGTGAAAATGCACGGAACAAATCATTTATCTGCTTATTTGTTTCTTCGAGT contains:
- a CDS encoding VOC family protein, producing MADLINWFEIPVNDFDRAAEFYGRILNGEVIKEDFAGTMMGFLPMEGDGIGGAISKAEGFEPSDEGTLVYFNCGEDLAPTLERIESAGGKVVVPKTLISPEIGYFAIFIDTEGNKLALHSKK